A genomic region of Papaver somniferum cultivar HN1 chromosome 7, ASM357369v1, whole genome shotgun sequence contains the following coding sequences:
- the LOC113292823 gene encoding uncharacterized protein LOC113292823: MVGSNASPPPSPTHQHQENQPNGNPGLVLDPYIINPSDNPATVLFSPLLQGDNYGSWVRGITKALNAKGKLGFVDGSFPPPADDLTHRCWKRCDDLVGSWLLNFVHPDIRASCLYAASSHAIWKDLQVMFCISNAPILFRLKSAIASIRQESMPVSLYYTKIKTLWDQYDSLVESTEACICGDGKSMLERLERDRAMEFLQGLHDRFFNLRSQILTMDPFPLL; the protein is encoded by the coding sequence ATGGTTGGATCCAATGCATCTCCTCCACCTTCTCCAACCCATCAACATCAGGAAAACCAACCCAATGGAAACCCTGGACTCGTCCTAGATCCATATATCATTAACCCTAGTGATAATCCTGCAACTGTTCTTTTCTCTCCACTTCTCCAGGGAGATAACTACGGTTCATGGGTAAGAGGTATTACAAAGGCATTGAATGCTAAAGGAAAATTGGGTTTTGTTGATGGATCATTTCCTCCACCCGCTGATGATCTAACCCACAGGTGCTGGAAAAGATGCGATGACTTGGTAGGAAGTTGGCTGCTTAATTTTGTACACCCAGATATTAGAGCAAGCTGCTTGTATGCTGCATCATCTCATGCGATATGGAAAGACTTACAAGTAATGTTTTGTATTTCAAATGCTCCAATTCTTTTTCGTCTTAAGTCTGCTATTGCTAGTATTCGTCAagaatcaatgccagtatcactttaCTATACGAAAATCAAAACCCTCTGGGATCAGTATGACTCATTGGTAGAAAGCACGGAAGCATGCATATGTGGTGATGGAAAATCAATGCTGGAACGATTGGAACGTGATCGTGCAATGGAGTTCTTGCAAGGCCTCCACGACAGATTCTTCAACCTACGCAGCCAGATCTTGACTATGGATCCATTTCCACTTCTTTGA